A genomic stretch from Synergistaceae bacterium includes:
- a CDS encoding hydrogenase expression protein HypA/HybF has translation MAKFKCLECKKIFEIDSASPDRRCPECMSRYLELISGEIQRGKSWSSKTYSAR, from the coding sequence ATGGCTAAATTTAAATGTTTAGAATGCAAAAAAATTTTTGAGATAGACTCGGCCTCACCTGACAGACGCTGCCCGGAATGCATGAGTCGTTATCTTGAGTTAATTTCAGGAGAAATACAGCGCGGCAAATCTTGGAGTTCAAAAACTTATTCAGCCCGTTAA